A stretch of the Clostridium fungisolvens genome encodes the following:
- a CDS encoding AI-2E family transporter has translation METILEFFKNRGFKRIAILAVISIIAYFLREFANIFLITFILAYLMYRMQSSINRRISKFVKVDRRITIAVLYILLIAIVVFGISRYLPIIVYQVVQIVKQAVAFYMAPHDNVVLDSIIEHTKKFEIGGSVNQWGDALIRYVADISKWGFNIFVSLILSLFFLLEQNKIIQFTRKFKYSKLSSFYIELEYFCQKFIRSFGKVIEVQILIAIINGGLSIVALSFIGIPDVLGLGIMIFVLGLIPVAGVFISLVPLSLTAYAAGGPTKVVYVVIIIAILHALEGYVLNPKLMSSKTELPVFYTFIILIISEHFFGVWGLIIGIPVFIFILDLIDIDDKDNSK, from the coding sequence ATGGAAACTATTTTAGAATTTTTTAAGAACAGAGGATTTAAAAGAATAGCTATTTTAGCTGTGATATCTATAATAGCATATTTTTTAAGAGAATTTGCAAATATATTCCTAATCACCTTTATATTGGCTTATCTTATGTATAGAATGCAAAGTTCTATAAACAGAAGAATTAGTAAGTTTGTTAAGGTAGATAGAAGAATAACCATAGCTGTATTATACATATTGCTAATAGCCATTGTTGTATTTGGTATCAGCAGGTATTTGCCAATAATAGTATATCAGGTAGTGCAGATCGTAAAGCAGGCAGTAGCTTTTTATATGGCGCCACACGATAATGTAGTATTGGACTCTATAATTGAACATACAAAGAAATTTGAAATAGGTGGCTCTGTTAATCAATGGGGGGATGCCTTAATAAGATATGTTGCAGATATAAGTAAATGGGGATTTAATATATTTGTTTCCCTAATATTAAGCTTATTTTTCTTATTAGAGCAAAATAAAATAATACAATTCACAAGAAAATTTAAGTACAGCAAACTTTCAAGTTTTTATATAGAGCTAGAATATTTTTGCCAAAAGTTTATTAGATCTTTTGGTAAAGTAATAGAGGTACAGATACTAATTGCAATAATAAACGGAGGATTATCTATAGTTGCTTTAAGTTTTATAGGAATTCCAGATGTATTAGGACTTGGAATAATGATATTCGTTTTAGGACTTATACCAGTTGCAGGAGTTTTCATATCCTTAGTGCCTCTTTCGCTTACTGCATATGCAGCAGGTGGACCAACTAAAGTTGTTTATGTAGTTATAATAATAGCAATACTTCATGCTTTGGAGGGATATGTATTAAATCCAAAGCTAATGTCATCAAAGACGGAACTTCCGGTTTTTTATACCTTTATAATACTTATTATATCTGAACACTTCTTTGGTGTTTGGGGACTTATAATTGGAATACCGGTGTTTATATTTATACTTGACTTAATTGACATTGACGATAAAGATAATTCAAAATGA